The sequence GAGATTTCTTCCAGAATCGGTTTCACCCGCTGATCGGGAGAAGCATCGTCACACACGATCACTTCCAGATTCTCATAGGTCTGGGCCATGGCGCTCTCCAGACAGCGGGGCAAAAACTCGGCATGGTTGTAGACAGGAATAATCAAGCTGACCTTAGGCGCTCCCTGCCGGCCGGGCGTTGCCCGCACTTCTACCGGAACGGGCTTATGGGACGTCAACCAGGATTTGATGCGTTGCTTCACGGGGAAAGGAAGCCGCCTGATCACCCCTTGCAGCGAAGGCTGTCGATAGACCCCGGAGGCCAGTTTCCAGATACTGTCCCGCCATGTGGATTCCCCGCGGATGATACGGCCCAGCTCGCGCAGGGGTGCCGTGATTTTCCATGATCGGCTGCCCAAAATCTGTGCCAGCTGCATCTGATACCGTTTAACTTCCTGAGTCAAATGCGCATTCTGCTGCTGTGCGGTCTTCAGTCTCTGGTCAACAAATAGAAGATTCTGTTTTAGCTGGGCAATCTCGTTCTCATACGCTTCCGCACCGGAAATCAACTGCTGCTTGAGAGAAGCAATCTCACTCTCATACGCTGCCGCACCGGAAATCAACTGCTGCTTGAGAGAAGCAATCTCACTCTCATACGCTGCCGAACCGGAAATCAACTGCTGCTTGAGAGAAGCAATCTCACTCTCATACGCTTCCGAACCGGAAATCAACTGCTGCTTGAGAGAAGCAATCTCACTCTCATACACTTCCGAACCGGAAATCAACTGCTGCTTGAGAGAAGCAATCTCACTCTCATACACTTCCGAACCGGAAATCAACTGCTGCTTGAGAGAAGCAATCTCACTCTCATACGCTTCCGAACCGGAAATCAACTGCTGCTTGAGAGAAGCAATCCCAGCTTTATGTTGTTCCAAATGGTCCTGCAGCAGTGCAATGCGCATATTCAATTCATGTTGTATCTGCTCATGTTGCCTTACCTGATGATGTCGACGTTCAAGATGTCGGGCCAGAAGGCGCATGCGTGCGATGATGTCGGCAATGCCTTCCCCCCCCCAGACGGGTACCCATTTTTCCAACAAGCGGATGAATGCGCCGCGCACTTCTGACATTTCCACCTGGTCTGCACCTACCCCGCTACCCGAGGCGGAAACATCATAAATTCCGACCACTTCATCCAGATATTGAAAATTCCCTCCCCGCGCCTGGATCTGGAGCCAGAAATCCCAGTCTTCGAACAAATCGAAGGTTTCATCAAAACGACACGATGCGATAGCCGATCGCCGGATGAGCGGCGCATGAATCGGAATGTAATTTTCAGTCCGCAACAGTACGGGATCGTAGGTCCGGCCAAAGCTCTGCGGCTTATCTCCGGTGGTTTCTATACGGCCATAGACCAGATCCACGCCCTGCCTGAATTGGGAGACACGCTTCTGTAAACTATCCGGTGTCAACCAGTCATCATCATCAAGAAAACAAATGAACCGGCCGCGGGCACGCATCAATCCCGCATTGGCGGCATGGGACCGCCCTCGCCCGACCACGATGCGTACATACCGGAGCCGTCCATTGAATGTGCGCCTGAAGGACTCGACTACAACCCGCGCAGAATGCAGGCCGTCATCGACCACGATCGCCTCAATGTTTCTGTAGCGCTGTTCGGCGATGGAGGCCAGTGCACGACCCAGCAGGGATGGGCGGTCATGGGTCCGGATGATGACGGAAATCAAAGGTTGTCTGAAGAGTCTTCCAATATTCGGCATGTCTCAATGATATCCCAAACTATGCATCAGATCAGCAGCGACGCGGTCGAAAATCGCCCGATCCGCTTCGTGGAAACAACAAGAATGTCGGGCACGCTGATTCCCGAACATCATCTGTGCCCGGCAACGCTGAAAAAACACATCATCGTTGTCCTGCGGAAGGTTCAGGAAACGCAATACTGTCCACAGGGTTTCCTCGGGACGATCTACAAGATTTTCATAGCGAATCTCCAGATAATATCCTTCCCGGGCCACCTTACGGCTCTGCACGATCAGGCCCTTCCACCACTGAGAGAGCTTCCCGACGTCCCCCCAGCCCAGAGCTGCCGCTGAACGCACTACATCCCAACCATTCCGGATCAACAGAATAACGCGGCAAGGTCCCAGACTGTCCCAGAGCACATCCCCGAAACGGGAGATTTCCGGGGTCTTGTTGATCCATAGCGGACGTCCCATCAATTCGGCCTGACGCTTGCCAAGAAACCGGATCAGCCATCCAGTCACCTGCCCGATTCGCTGAAGGTCCGTAGTGTCGGCCTGCAGCTCCCACCGTCTGACAGCCTGAAGCGCCTCTTCCCGGGAATACAGGATGCAGTCGGCGCCAAGCGGATAACGCTCGTATGCGGCTTTGCCGCTTGCTTCAGCGCCGCTGAGACGACGGAAATTGTAATCCACATGCCAGCGCATCCTCGCTGCCACAGCCGCCGCATCGAAACCTGCCGGGTGGATGGGCTGCATCAACGCGGCTTCTTCAGAAAAGACCGCCGGATTCGTCAAAACCCGCAACCAACGCAATGCCTCGCACAACTCCTTGGTTTCGAACCAGGGAGCGATTTCCGGATGCAACCCGAGCAGATTGATCAACAAGGTGGAACCACTGCGGAAACCGCCGATGAAGACCGGTGTGCTCATTCCATCGCCTCCCGTAACCGTCTCATGGCCGCCAACAACCGCAATCCCTGCGCACGGTCGACCCTCTGCAACGCCTCCACCGCCTGCGCGCCTGGAGCCAGGCAATGCGCACGATAAGCCATCAGGGAACGGCTGATGGTCTCGTAATCGCAATACGCCAACGGCAGCCGATAGACCGAAAGCGCCTTCCGCTTGCGATCCTGCCACGGGGTCACATCCACCACATGGGTTGCCGCCACCGGCTGGCTCACCTCATAAAGAAACAATTCCGCTTCGGTGGCGGATGCCTGCCAGGCGCAGATCGCCGCCTCGGCGACGGCCACATGGTCCCGATGCCGTTCCAGGGGCGAAGGAGCCAAAATCCAGTCCGGTCCGTAGCTGTCGATCATTTGCCGGATACGCCGCCGTAATCCGGAAGAATCCTGGCAATCGCCGTCGGGTTCGTACCACTGGACCAGGTCTTCGATACCCAACACCGCCAGCGCACGACACAATTCCCCGCTGCGGAGATGAGCCGCAGGTTCGTCAAACCGGCCTTCGGGATCGCCTGCCTCACCGGCGCTGACCGCCACCACCCGAACCTCCCCACCCACGGCACGGGTGGCGGCGAGCAGCCCTCCCACCCCCAGAGTCTCGTCTCCGGGTGGGGGGCTAACACCAACAGCCGCCTGGCAGTGATTTCCAAACGCCGGGGCAACGGATAGACCGATAATGGCTTGCTTACCGGCATTTCCAGAGGCAACTGCCGGCTTAGCCCCGGCGTCACCGGGGCGCCACGGTAAACCTGCAGATAGCCTTCCGCCACCGCTGCGGCATCGGGCCACTGCCGCATTCTTGCCTGCGCCCGATCAGACCAGGCCCGGCGTTCCTCCGGTGACCGCAGCAGGCAGGTGATGGCATCAGCGATCAGGACCGGCTGGCGCGGCGGCACCAGCCAGGCGGCATTGCCCACGACCTCGGGAACGCCGCCGACGGCAGTCACGATCGCCGGCAACCCGGCCGCCAGGGCTTCCACATTGGCCAAGCCGAAGGATTCGGTTTCCGAGGCGCTGACGTAGACATCCGCCGCCGCGTAATACACCGCCGGCTCCCAGCTGGCAGCCAGAATCAACCGTGCTCCCAGCCCTGCATCTGCGGCGATACGGCGCAGCGCAACGCTTTCCCCGGGCCCCAGCAGCACCAGACGCAACCGTTCGTCGTTTATCCGGGCGCAGGCATGAATGAGATCGACGAAGCGCTTCAGCGGCGCATCACGCCCGACCCCCAGCACGACGAACCAGTCCGGGTCCCACGCCAGTTGCGCCCGTGCCTCATTGCGCGGTGGAAACGACAGGGCGGGGCGGGGATGGGGCACGACCTGCCAATGCGCCGGTAGCGGATAGACGCCCAGATCCCGCGCCAGCTGCGCACGTCCTGCCTGAGTCGGCGTCATCACCCAGTCGGCCCGGCGCAGGATCCCTGCCTCCCAGCGCCGCAGCCAGGCCATCGCACCGGCGTCGAGGGGAGCGCCATCCTCGTGCAGCGCCTGGGTGTAACTGCCGAAACCATGCTGAGTCAGGCCGTGGCGTACCTGACGCGCCCGCAGTCCTCCATACCACCAGCGCCACCATTGGAATCCGGCGGTAATAATCGGGTCGTGGCAATGGACGTGGCTGATTTCGTCGCGAAAGGCCACCTTTGCCGCCAGCCGCCCCATGTTGAGGCGTTCGAGAATACCGCCGGCCAGGGCCTGGGCGTCCGTCCCCGGAAAGCGCCGCTTTAACCAACGGGCGAACCCGGGTCGCCAGCGTTGCAGCCACGCCAGGCCGCGGGATCCGGCGTCCTCCTGGGACAGATAGGCCACCCGCACCCCCCGCCGGTGCAGCTCGGCCACCACCGGGTCGAGACTGCGGCCGAGACCGAAGCGGCGGTCATCAGGCCGTTCACGGGTCACGATCAGAAGGGATTCGACGCTTTCCATTCAGAAAAAGTCGGTATCGCCGGGCATCAGCCACCAACGTTCCCGCAGGGATTCCGGAGACGGACCTTCGGTCCAGATACCCGTCGGCACGTGTACCTCCAGCGGCGTGGCGGTACCGCCCAGCGCTGTCAACCGCCCGGCCGGCACCGTGCTCGCCCAGGTATACAATTCCTTTCCACCCAAACGGGTCACCATGCGCCGGGCCTGGGCCAGCGCCTCGCCCAGATCGGCCGCCCCGCCCAGCCAGTCTACCCACAGCCAGCGGTCGCCATCGCGCCGCAGCACGATCAATCCCAACGGCTGCCGCAGCAGGCGCGCCTCCAGCAGCAGACATTCATAACGATGCTCGGGATGGTGAAGATAGCGGTGCACGAGGAAAGGGAAACAGCGCTCTCCGGTCAAGCATCCATTCAGATCATGCCGCATTCGCGCCCACAGGGCGTCGACGAGAGGCGCATCGCTTTCCGGGCGGAAATGACGAATGCGGCTGCGCCAGCGGGGCCGGTCCGGCAACGGTGGCCAGCGGAACTCGTGCATGCGGTCCACCCGGGCGTACAGCCCGAGGCGCTCGGCCAGTCTCATGGCACGCAGGTTGGGAAAGCCGAAGCCCAACAAAAAGGGCCGCCCATAGCCCACCCAGGTTTCCTGAAACGCCGCGGCACAGCGCTGGAAAAGACCGCGGCGGGTCAGGACGCCCCGCTCACTGGCCTTGACCATGACGTCGCCGACCTGGAAGGCGGGAATCACTTCGCCGCGCCAATGGATCCTTCGGGGGAAGGCGGCATAGTGGGCCACCAGCGTCTCATCACGCCAGGCGCCGAAAGCAAAACCGCGGCCGTCGCCGTACTTCCACTGCCACCAGGCCCGGGCTTTGACCACCCCGAACACCTCCTCGAACAGCGCATGAACGCGGGAATCATTGAGCGAATCCACCGGCCCGATCCGTAAGTGGCCAGTTTTGGAAGTCAGCTCTGCGGTGGCAGCCATCGGTGATCCATCCAGCACAGTCCCAGTTCCTTGCCCCGCTGACGCACCCGGAAACGCAGCTGCCCCGGCCGGCAATCGTAGATGTGGACGCCGGTCCGGTCCAGCAGATACAGGTCACAGGCATATTCGCCCGACAGCAATGGCAGACTGGGAATTTCATATACGATTCCCAGCCGCCCCCGCCCTTGGGGAACCAGGGAGACGCCATCCAGTTCCGTGCTGGCGCCGAAACAGGCGACTCCATCGTTGCGCCGAATCACCACGCCCACGTGCAGATCCTCCGGGGAGACCTGCCCTGGGGCTGCCTCCACCATCAGGCGCAGGGGGTGCCCGGTCTCGCACACAGGCACCCCCGCTCCCGCCGGAACGAGCAGCCGGGCGTCCTCGATCCAGGCCGGTTTGACATCCGGTAATGCGGCAGGTGTTTGCGAAGGCGGTACGGCAGCAGCGGGATGGCGCCGATCCTGGCGGCGGACGTGATCCTGGTAGGCGTCCACCACCGTCTCCACCGGCCCCAGCATCCGCATCCGCCCGTGGTCCAGCCACAGGACACGGTCACAGAGATGACGCACCTGATAGAGGGAATGGGAGCAAAACAGCAGCGCCTTGCCGCGCTCACGAAACGAGATCATCCGATCCATGCATTTCTTCTGGAAATGTGCATCGCCTACCGCCAGGGCCTCGTCGACGATGAGGATGTCCGGATCGACGCCGGTCACCAGGGAGAAGGCCAGGCGCACGTACATGCCGGAGGAGTACGCCTTGACCGGCTGGTGAATGAACGCCTCCAGTTCCGAGAATTCGATGATCTCGGGGATGCGGGCCTCGGCTTCCGCCTCGCTCAGCCCCATAAGGGCGAGCCCCAGGCGTAGGTTGTCCAGCCCGGAGAACTCCGGATGGAATCCGGCACCGAGCTCCAGGATGGCGCTGACCCGGCCGTGGGTCTCCAGCGTTCCCTCGGAGGGCGCGATGGTGCCGGACAGAATCTTCAGCAGGGTGCTCTTGCCGGCGCCGTTGTCGCCGACGATCCCCAAAGTCTCGCCATAGTCCAGCTGGAACGACACCCCGGCCAGGGCGTGGAACAGAGTATGGCGCCGCTGCCGCAGGCACATCTCCAGCAGGCTGTCGAAGGGGCGGGCGTAGCGGCGATAGCTCTTGCCCAGGTTCCAGGCGGTCAGGGCAGCGGTCATAGAAAGTCCTTGGCACGGGCCAACGCCCGATTGAAGAAGACCAGTGCCGCCACCGCCAGAGCCAAGCTTCCCAAGGCCAGCCCCCAGAATTCCGGCGGCGGCGGTGACCCTTCGATCAGAACGGCCCGGTAGGCCGCCACCAGCCAGTGAAACGGATTGACCTGCAGCAGCCAGCGCCACGACTCGGGCACCAGCTGCGGTGGATAGATGATGGGGGTCATGAAGAAACCCAAGGTCAGCAACAGCCCCAGCAAACGTCCGAAATCCGGCTGGAAAACCGCCAGAATGCTGGCGATCCAAGTAAGTCCGGCGGTCAGTGCCAGACGCACCCCCACCAATAGCGGCGCCAGCAGCCACCACGGCGACACCGTCCCGTGGTAACCCACCACCCCCAGCATCAGGATGGCCAGACCGATGCCCTCCGCCAGGGCGCTCGCCAGCACTTCCACCAACGGCAGCATCCAGCCGGGAAAGCGCGTGTGGATCAGCAGCGGCCGGTTGCCGGGCAGGACCCCTACTCCGGCCAACACCGCCTGCTGCAGGCTGTTGTAGGGAACCAGCCCGCACCAGAGGTATAGGGCGAAGTTTCCCAGCCCGTCTCCGACCCCAAAGCGCACCTGCAGGAAACGGCCGAACACTAGAAGGTAGAGGGCGAACAGGAAGGCGGGTTCCAGGATCAGCCAGCCGAGCCCAAGCACCGAACCGCGGAACTGGCTGAGCACCTGGCGCCGCAACAGTTGCCACAAGGCCCAGCGCAGCGCCCCCAGCTCGCGGAGGGGAGACACGATATCTTGCCTTAGGCTAAGACGCATTCGTTCAGTCGCTATCGGCCTGTCCCGGTGATTGCTGCGCCAGTTCCCGGCGCTTCCTTTCCACGTAGGCATCAAGCAGCGGCTGGTTGATCTTCAATGTCCGGTTCTTGCGCGCCTCCAGGAACCGGTTGACCCGGTCGCGGCGGTAGTCCCCCTCCAGGCGCGCAACGATGCGCGCCTTGACCGCCTCGAAGGGCAGCAGGCGGGCCGGCTTGCGGTCCCAGACCTTGACCACGTGATAGCCGTAGGGCCGCTCCACCAGGCCGACCTCCCCCTTGCCG comes from Methylomarinovum caldicuralii and encodes:
- a CDS encoding PIG-L family deacetylase; its protein translation is MARCRSGGGRLSAGLPWRPGDAGAKPAVASGNAGKQAIIGLSVAPAFGNHCQAAVGVSPPPGDETLGVGGLLAATRAVGGEVRVVAVSAGEAGDPEGRFDEPAAHLRSGELCRALAVLGIEDLVQWYEPDGDCQDSSGLRRRIRQMIDSYGPDWILAPSPLERHRDHVAVAEAAICAWQASATEAELFLYEVSQPVAATHVVDVTPWQDRKRKALSVYRLPLAYCDYETISRSLMAYRAHCLAPGAQAVEALQRVDRAQGLRLLAAMRRLREAME
- a CDS encoding GNAT family N-acetyltransferase, which translates into the protein MDSLNDSRVHALFEEVFGVVKARAWWQWKYGDGRGFAFGAWRDETLVAHYAAFPRRIHWRGEVIPAFQVGDVMVKASERGVLTRRGLFQRCAAAFQETWVGYGRPFLLGFGFPNLRAMRLAERLGLYARVDRMHEFRWPPLPDRPRWRSRIRHFRPESDAPLVDALWARMRHDLNGCLTGERCFPFLVHRYLHHPEHRYECLLLEARLLRQPLGLIVLRRDGDRWLWVDWLGGAADLGEALAQARRMVTRLGGKELYTWASTVPAGRLTALGGTATPLEVHVPTGIWTEGPSPESLRERWWLMPGDTDFF
- a CDS encoding glycosyltransferase → MPNIGRLFRQPLISVIIRTHDRPSLLGRALASIAEQRYRNIEAIVVDDGLHSARVVVESFRRTFNGRLRYVRIVVGRGRSHAANAGLMRARGRFICFLDDDDWLTPDSLQKRVSQFRQGVDLVYGRIETTGDKPQSFGRTYDPVLLRTENYIPIHAPLIRRSAIASCRFDETFDLFEDWDFWLQIQARGGNFQYLDEVVGIYDVSASGSGVGADQVEMSEVRGAFIRLLEKWVPVWGGEGIADIIARMRLLARHLERRHHQVRQHEQIQHELNMRIALLQDHLEQHKAGIASLKQQLISGSEAYESEIASLKQQLISGSEVYESEIASLKQQLISGSEVYESEIASLKQQLISGSEAYESEIASLKQQLISGSAAYESEIASLKQQLISGAAAYESEIASLKQQLISGAEAYENEIAQLKQNLLFVDQRLKTAQQQNAHLTQEVKRYQMQLAQILGSRSWKITAPLRELGRIIRGESTWRDSIWKLASGVYRQPSLQGVIRRLPFPVKQRIKSWLTSHKPVPVEVRATPGRQGAPKVSLIIPVYNHAEFLPRCLESAMAQTYENLEVIVCDDASPDQRVKPILEEISRSRSEKLEVIYNEQNLGIAETQNRLLEKSSGDVIAFLDCDDYLVPHAIERCMEAWQQDTVYLHTGRINVDEQDREVSRISFEHLPRQDYFRENLERMYATHLKLIDRTAIARVGLFDPRFNAAQDYDLLMRIAFHYPSQSFVHLPEFLYYHRFHSRQTTHEQQSRQQWATERIQQEARLRADIQEGKFDRFLSIIMLSFGKPEQTWEALLSLRDTVVVPHEIILFDNGSDADTVRFLKQKVAGYFDNVRLFFSSENLGPALGRKKALEQAKGDWFLVFDNDETAEPGWLEEMLVRAQVQDNVGSVCAKVLFPDRTLQFSGGYLETQEPGIVRVALYDRGKFAYDMGSARFRECDWNPIGATLFTINPAPYLHSGYPNVFEDVGVSMALRRNGYACLNAPGAWVIHHHFTYRQQFGMKKRYIQDRYNPEKMLESLRSFYRETGLLIFDEYIWRENSLTGLSREEVIERLGC
- a CDS encoding ABC transporter permease, with the protein product MSPLRELGALRWALWQLLRRQVLSQFRGSVLGLGWLILEPAFLFALYLLVFGRFLQVRFGVGDGLGNFALYLWCGLVPYNSLQQAVLAGVGVLPGNRPLLIHTRFPGWMLPLVEVLASALAEGIGLAILMLGVVGYHGTVSPWWLLAPLLVGVRLALTAGLTWIASILAVFQPDFGRLLGLLLTLGFFMTPIIYPPQLVPESWRWLLQVNPFHWLVAAYRAVLIEGSPPPPEFWGLALGSLALAVAALVFFNRALARAKDFL
- a CDS encoding ABC transporter ATP-binding protein; amino-acid sequence: MTAALTAWNLGKSYRRYARPFDSLLEMCLRQRRHTLFHALAGVSFQLDYGETLGIVGDNGAGKSTLLKILSGTIAPSEGTLETHGRVSAILELGAGFHPEFSGLDNLRLGLALMGLSEAEAEARIPEIIEFSELEAFIHQPVKAYSSGMYVRLAFSLVTGVDPDILIVDEALAVGDAHFQKKCMDRMISFRERGKALLFCSHSLYQVRHLCDRVLWLDHGRMRMLGPVETVVDAYQDHVRRQDRRHPAAAVPPSQTPAALPDVKPAWIEDARLLVPAGAGVPVCETGHPLRLMVEAAPGQVSPEDLHVGVVIRRNDGVACFGASTELDGVSLVPQGRGRLGIVYEIPSLPLLSGEYACDLYLLDRTGVHIYDCRPGQLRFRVRQRGKELGLCWMDHRWLPPQS
- a CDS encoding sulfotransferase, translated to MSTPVFIGGFRSGSTLLINLLGLHPEIAPWFETKELCEALRWLRVLTNPAVFSEEAALMQPIHPAGFDAAAVAARMRWHVDYNFRRLSGAEASGKAAYERYPLGADCILYSREEALQAVRRWELQADTTDLQRIGQVTGWLIRFLGKRQAELMGRPLWINKTPEISRFGDVLWDSLGPCRVILLIRNGWDVVRSAAALGWGDVGKLSQWWKGLIVQSRKVAREGYYLEIRYENLVDRPEETLWTVLRFLNLPQDNDDVFFQRCRAQMMFGNQRARHSCCFHEADRAIFDRVAADLMHSLGYH